From Camelus dromedarius isolate mCamDro1 chromosome 23, mCamDro1.pat, whole genome shotgun sequence, a single genomic window includes:
- the LOC116148182 gene encoding uncharacterized protein LOC116148182, giving the protein MGGRSLREAALQAWWGRDRQLPPGQRLPFSQEAGTRSPGMGGAGLPEMGDVGEVWVQHPPPALDVPLTDIPPPPTRMGAGGAIWDSGEHEQAAGKAGSWCACCVVLPPEPLISRPSSGGDNSTLGGRPMQGRQPECQQWCRPSGPHCGVRVPGPRSQHPVFAHWEPERPGGQGAQEAQGVGIYHRRWDCFTSVSTSTALNAGPGSLHGKRLAQRPVDTQQSCDYLSNVLISYSAASSWGSSHGCGSGGICLATSHVVGPAPVAPQPRQPTGHRGAHGGRAALCHPEDALPHAGAAQPPGGPASPGPLGPPLLPHLRLHQQPHQPHQPHHLLPHVPEFQGGHAGAEERSPEAPSLPHHHQPRWGLRDPPPRRCRWARVGSWAIRQLGAHPSSRGLVSASSEGCPPPAWLLLPPLVCSLLGPVCWRLTGPGEEQTPLCQWLLAPSSPGASVPVS; this is encoded by the coding sequence ATGGGAGGCAGGAGCCTGAGAGAGGCAGCCCTGCAGGCCTGGTGGGGACGTGACCGGCAGCTGCCCCCGGGCCAGAGGCTTCCCTTCTCCCAGGAAGCAGGTACGAGGTCTCCTGGGATGGGAGGGGCTGGTTTGCCAGAGATGGGGGATGTGGGAGAGGTGTGGGTGCAGCACCCGCCCCCCGCACTGGACGTCCCCCTCACagacatccccccaccccccaccagaatgGGTGCAGGTGGGGCCATTTGGGACAGTGGTGAGCACGAGCAGGCTGCAGGAAAAGCTGGTTCATGGTGTGCGTGCTGTGTGGTCCTTCCCCCCGAGCCCCTGATTTCTCGTCCTTCAAGTGGAGGTGACAACAGCACACTGGGGGGCAGGCCGATGCAGGGGAGGCAACCAGAGTGCCAGCAGTGGTGCCGTCCATCCGGGCCTCACTGCGGCGTCAGGGTCCCAGGGCCCCGTTCCCAGCATCCAGTCTTTGCTCACTGGGAACCTGAGAGGCCTGGGGGGCAGGGTGCACAAGAGGCTCAGGGCGTGGGTATTTACCACCGGAGGTGGGACTGTTTCACGAGCGTATCAACCAGCACAGCCTTGAATGCCGGCCCTGGGTCCCTGCACGGGAAACGTTTAGCACAGCGCCCAGTGGACACGCAGCAGTCGTGTGATTATCTCAGTAACGTTCTCATCTCTTACTCAGCAGCCTCGTCCTGGGGCAGCAGCCATGGCTGTGGCTCTGGTGGCATCTGCTTGGCCACCAGCCATGTGGTGGGCCCAGCACCAGTGGctccccagccccgccagcccACAGGCCACCGAGGTGCGCATGGTGGTCGTGCTGCTCTCTGCCATCCTGAGGACGCCCTGCCACACGCTGGTGCTGCTCAGCCCCCTGGGGGCCCAGCCTCTCCAGGACCCCTGGGTCCTCCTCTTCTGCCGCACCTGCGTCTACACCAACAGCCCCATCAGCCCCATCAACCCCATCACCTACTGCCTCACGTCCCAGAATTCCAGGGCGGTCATGCGGGTGCCGAGGAGAGGAGCCCTGAGGCGCCCAGCCTGCCTCACCACCACCAGCCACGGTGGGGTCTgagagacccccccccccgaagATGCAGATGGGCAAGAGTGGGGTCGTGGGCCATCAGGCAGCTGGGCGCCCACCCCAGCAGCAGGGGCCTGGTTTCAGCATCGTCTGAGGGctgccctccccctgcctggctcctcctgccGCCCTTGGTCTGCTCCCTGCTGGGTCCTGTCTGCTGGCGGCTGACAGGGCCAGGAGAGGAGCAGACACCCCTTTGCCAGTGGCTCTTagctcccagctccccaggggcTTCTGTCCCCGTGAGCTAG